TACAGATCATGAGTGGCGGACTGCAAACCGATGGGTTCAAGTCGCTCGCCCGTAAGTTACCTTAAATCAATTTAAAACAGATGAGTGCCTGAGCGCTCTGGAGGACAGGATCTCTCGTGAGAATATCGTGATGCTTCGGAAGGCTCAAAGAAGATCTGATATGGGAATTGGGATTCCCCGTTATCAAGCTTACTGTCTGTTTCAGGAAAACGAGCGAGTTCTGTAGTTTGTTTTTGTATGGAATGTTTTATCTGATCGGAATTTTACTTAAGGGATAAACCACATTGCTGGTTCCCATGCCTCAGGAACAGAAAGTGAGAAACGCTATTATTGCTAAAAGTCTCAATTGAATATAATGCAGCCAGAAAAAGATGCATTTACTGCAACCAGTGAGTCCGACTCGCGAGAACAACACCATCGTTGAGGGTATGAACCATATTCCATTTCGAGATTAAAACGTATTCCTTCAATGCCGGAAAGGAGTGCTTCAATGGAGGAGTTACATTTCGAACATCAGAGGGAAATGCTGGTTGAAGGTGAATTGCGCATGCTGGGGATTCGTGACGGTACGGTCCCGTATGCGATGCTGACTGTCCCGCGGTGAGAATTCATCCCGGTTGAGGCGCTGGAGTTTTCGTACAGAAACGCTCGATTACCAATTGGACCGGAAAACAATCTGGAGCACAGGTCAGCCGGTAATCCAGTGGGGCTTTCGGATTGGATCTTGACAGACTGTTTATCTCAACCAAACGCGTGTTAAACTACCTCAATATCCACAACCCGCAGACCGTGACGGTTGCCAGAAACCGCTACGGGTGCCTGTCTCCTTGGGAAAGGGATCCGGCACTCTATGGGCAGGCGGTGATTACAGGTCGCTACCGCAGTTGTGAAGCCGATGTGACGCGGATCCTGTATCAAATGCTGCAATGCCGCATCGAAGCTGCTGTCCGGGATGACGAAGAACGGTTCAAGTTCAATTTATTCAGTTTTTGAGACAGAAGTGTCCTGAATATCAGGAAGTGGTTTTCTCTAACGCAAATATACAACGACAGAGAGGAGGGGGAAGCTGCTACGAAATAGAGAGGCGGCGGACGTGGTTCCTGAGGGATATTGGATCAGAGAAAAAATAAATAAGCCCGATTGAATAAGACACTCGGGGTTAAGTCGGTGGGGGGGAGATTTTAATTGTTCCTATCAGCTCCAACAGACACAATCGGACAGTATTTCGGAATGGCACGCGTTGATTGGCGAAACGCCAATCACAACTTGACAAGTGACAGGCAGGCAGTATCGTTATTAACGATGAGGGCGGATATGTGGGAATCAATGTGCTCAGCTTAAAATTAGAATCTCTGTAATCAGCACAGGTCTGTTAGAAAGCGTTGCGAAGCGCAGGCGATGGAATGTTCCTCTTGAGTGCGAATGACTAAAATGCGCGAAGTTGAATCCGCATGCGCGATATCTGAATCGGCAGAGCTTTCCCGATTTTTATTTTCGTCCAGCAGAACGTTCAGGGCCTGCAATCCTGCACACACACGGCTGCGAAGAGTCTGGGAGTGTTCTCCAATACCGGCCGTGAATATCAATGCATCGATGCCTCCAAGCGTCACTGCGAAAGCGCCAATCGCTGAGCGAATGCGAGTGGCAAACATTTCGATGGCCAGACTCGCCCGCTTGTGGCCAGCGATTGCTGATTGTTCTACTTCCCGAAAATCAGATGATACGCCGGAAATTCCCAGCAGGCCGCTTTGTCGGTTCAGGATTTCGTCAAGGTGATCTCCCTTCATATCGTGCTGCTCCATCAGGTGTAACAAAATACCTGGATCAATGGAGCCGCTGCGCGTTCCCATCATTAAACCTTCCAGGGGAGTAAATCCCATTGTCGTTGCCACAGGTTGTTCTCCACGCACAGCAGTCGCCGAGCAACCGTTGCCCAGATGGCAAATGATCAAGCGAAGATTCGGATCATCCTGACGTTTGAGTATCTCAGCAGCACGCTTCGCACAGTACGCATGACTGATGCCATGAAACCCATAACGGCGAATACCGTATTCTTCAAACCACTGATAGGGCAGCGGATACACCACCTCATGCCTAGGCAAGGTGGAATAGAAGGACGTGTCGAATACCGCGATGTGAACTGCCCCTGGGAAGACTTTGCGGGCAGCTTTCACTGCGGCTAAAGCCGGTGGATTGTGAAGTGGAGCAAGAGTACTGATCTGCTTCAGCTCTTCACATACACGGTCGTCAATCAAAACAGGTTGGTTGAGCGCCGGCCCGCCATGGACGATGCGATGACCGACAGCTTTGACTGGTTTATTAATACCATTAGCAGTCAAGCGATCCAGTATTTCATTGACTGCCCCTCTGTAATCAGAGCTTCCCACAGTGGTATGACTGTCTTCATTTCCCGATGTACGAAAGTGAAACGTGGCGCTAGAGTCGCTGTCATGCCAGTCGATGACGCCTCCAGCAAGTTCTGTATTTGCGGCATCATCAAACAGGGCGTATTTCAATGTGCTTGATCCCGCGTTGAGGACAAGAATGCTCATCTGATTTACTGCTCCGCCTGTGGCCAGTTCCATTCCCGTATTTCTGGCATGTCCTGTCCATGCTCCGTGATGTACTGTTTGTGTTCAATCAGCTTATTTCGTAATTGCTGCTTGAGGTGAGCGGCTTGAGCTCCGAGCCTGGGGACCCGTTCGATGATATCTTCGACAAGGTGAAAACGATCCAGGTCATTCAGGACAACCATATCAAACGGCGTCGTGGTCGTGCCTTCTTCTTTATAACCGCGCACATGGAGATTCTTATGATTAGTGCGGCGATACGTCAGTCGATGAATCAGCCAGGGATATCCATGAAAGGCAAAGATAATCGGTTTGTCCGTTGTGAACATGATGTCAAATTCTCTGGCAGAAAGCCCGTGGGGATGCTCTCTCGGATCTTGCAGCTTCATCAGATTGACGACATTGATGACGCGAACCTTTAACTCCGGGAGCATACGTCGCAGGATATCCACTGCAGCCAGTGTTTCGAGTGTCGGTACATCTCCGCAACAAGCGAGTACCACATCCGGATCCTCTCCGTGGTCGTTGCTGGCCCAGTCCCAGATACTGACGCCGGCACTGCAATGTTCGATCGCCTCCTCGATATTGAGCCATTGCGGTTCTGGTTGTTTGCCTGCCACAATTACATTGACATAATTCCGGCTTCGTAAGCAATGGTCGGTGACCGAGAGCAGGCAGTTGGCATCAGGTGGAAAATAGACGCGAATGATATTGGCCTTTTTATTTACCACATGATCGATAAATCCCGGATCCTGATGGCTGAAACCATTGTGATCCTGCCGCCAGACATGTGAAGATAACAAATAATTCAACGATGCAATCGGTTGTCGCCAGGGAATATGATTGCAAACTTTGAGCCATTTAGCATGCTGATTGAACATCGAATCTATAATGTGGATAAACGCTTCATAGCAGTTAAAAAATCCGTGCCGACCAGTGAGCAGGTAGCCTTCGAGCCAACCCTGGCACTGGTGCTCCGAGAGCATCTCCAATACCCGACCCGCTGCAGAAATGTGATCATCACTCGGTAACGTCTCTCCGACAAAACCGCGTTCCGTAACTTCAAACACATCTCCCCAGCGATTTGAGGTGTTCTCATCAGGGCTGAAGATGCGAAAGTTACTGGTTGCTAAATTCTCTTTCATCACGTCGCGTATGAACTTGCCTTGGACACGCGTGGCTTCTGCCTTGACGCTGCCGGGACCGGAAAATTTGACGGCATAGTCTCGAAAGTCAGGGAGGCACAGGCTTTTCAGTAACTGGCCGCCATTAGCGTGCGGGTTGGCTCCCATCCGTCGTTCACCGTGGGGTACAAGTGCCGTGAGTTCCTGTCGCGGGGCTCCTTGTTCATCAAACAGCTCTGCAGGCCGATAGCTTTTCATCCATTGCTCGAGCAATCTTACGTGGTCCGGATTCTCATGCATTTCTCCGATCGGTACCTGGTGACTCCGCCAGTTACCCTCGATTTGCTTTCCATCGACTTCGCGCGGACACGTCCAGCCTTTGGGAGTTCGCAGTACGATCATAGGCCAGCGTGGGCGAGTAGGATTATTGTTCTGCCGGGCATGTCGCTTGATCTGGTGGATCTCATGGGT
The genomic region above belongs to Gimesia chilikensis and contains:
- a CDS encoding erythromycin esterase family protein, whose translation is MDLDRLFISTKRVLNYLNIHNPQTVTVARNRYGCLSPWERDPALYGQAVITGRYRSCEADVTRILYQMLQCRIEAAVRDDEERFKFNLFSF
- a CDS encoding acetate/propionate family kinase; protein product: MELATGGAVNQMSILVLNAGSSTLKYALFDDAANTELAGGVIDWHDSDSSATFHFRTSGNEDSHTTVGSSDYRGAVNEILDRLTANGINKPVKAVGHRIVHGGPALNQPVLIDDRVCEELKQISTLAPLHNPPALAAVKAARKVFPGAVHIAVFDTSFYSTLPRHEVVYPLPYQWFEEYGIRRYGFHGISHAYCAKRAAEILKRQDDPNLRLIICHLGNGCSATAVRGEQPVATTMGFTPLEGLMMGTRSGSIDPGILLHLMEQHDMKGDHLDEILNRQSGLLGISGVSSDFREVEQSAIAGHKRASLAIEMFATRIRSAIGAFAVTLGGIDALIFTAGIGEHSQTLRSRVCAGLQALNVLLDENKNRESSADSDIAHADSTSRILVIRTQEEHSIACASQRFLTDLC
- a CDS encoding phosphoketolase family protein, whose amino-acid sequence is MSNEIKHEELNQLDAYWRAANYLSVGQIYLFDNPLLKVPLRKEHIKPRLLGHWGTTPGLNFVYAHLNRIIKKFDLSMMYITGPGHGGPGLVANTYLEGTYTEHYPNITQDEAGMQWLFKQFSFPGGIPSHVAPETPGSIHEGGELGYALSHAFGAAFDNPDLIVACIVGDGEAETGALATSWHSNKFLNPIHDGVVLPILHLNGYKIANPTVLARISHEELDQLLRGYGYTPFYVEGDAPGEMHQRMAGILEQVTHEIHQIKRHARQNNNPTRPRWPMIVLRTPKGWTCPREVDGKQIEGNWRSHQVPIGEMHENPDHVRLLEQWMKSYRPAELFDEQGAPRQELTALVPHGERRMGANPHANGGQLLKSLCLPDFRDYAVKFSGPGSVKAEATRVQGKFIRDVMKENLATSNFRIFSPDENTSNRWGDVFEVTERGFVGETLPSDDHISAAGRVLEMLSEHQCQGWLEGYLLTGRHGFFNCYEAFIHIIDSMFNQHAKWLKVCNHIPWRQPIASLNYLLSSHVWRQDHNGFSHQDPGFIDHVVNKKANIIRVYFPPDANCLLSVTDHCLRSRNYVNVIVAGKQPEPQWLNIEEAIEHCSAGVSIWDWASNDHGEDPDVVLACCGDVPTLETLAAVDILRRMLPELKVRVINVVNLMKLQDPREHPHGLSAREFDIMFTTDKPIIFAFHGYPWLIHRLTYRRTNHKNLHVRGYKEEGTTTTPFDMVVLNDLDRFHLVEDIIERVPRLGAQAAHLKQQLRNKLIEHKQYITEHGQDMPEIREWNWPQAEQ